GGAACTCTTCCGTAATGTAGGTGATTCCTTGGGTTGGGTCTGCCCATACAGGTAAAGCTAATACAGTAAAAATCAGGCCAATTAGTGCTTTCATGGTTAAGCCCCTTCAGCAGCTACTACAATCAACTGTTTTCAAGTCTAGCACTGCTTTTCAAAAAAACATCACTATATTAAAAAAAATCAAAATTTGGTAATTTGGCTATATCTATAAACTTAACAATGAGAATTTAAAATATACGTACCGCTATTCTAATCACCAGAATCAATCAATAGAGGCAGATTACATGAAAGATATGAAAGTTGATAAAAACCCGTTATTTAGCAGTTAAATACCGGAAAATAATTTCATCGAATTTACCTGAATTAAAACCTTCGAGCAGCGCTTTATTAAAACGGATTAAGAACTGCTTTTTGTTCAACTTTTTAGCGACACCTAAAAAGTTAGGGTCCCGTTTAAATGGCTTGGGCAGCATGACAAATTGATCTTTCTGTAGCCCTAATTTCTTATTTCGAGCAATTGCCGCTTGTAATCCAAGTTTCCCAGGCCCTAATAGTACCGCATCAACTTGATTGGATAATAACAGCAATAGACGATCTTCAGGGGATGTACTTGCTCGTACCGTAAATAACCGGGTTGCAACCGCATTATCAAAGTCATCACCAAAGCTTGCTCCCAGGGTAACACTTATTGTTTTACCACGCAGGTCTTCAATTTTACTATATTGAAACTTTCCTTGTTTAGTCGTCACTAAAACCATATCGTCGTAGAACATGATATCAGAGTAATCGAATAGTTCGAGCCGCTCAGAATTCTTGGAAAAGCCGATAATTCCTCCTTTCCCTGCCAAAGCATATTTATATGCCCGCTTCCATGGATAAAGCCGAACTTCAAACTGGCAGTCCATCTGCTTACCAACGTAATACATCATATCCACCAAGATACCCTGAGGTTTGCCATGCTCATCAAGGTAATTTTTAGGTGGCTTATTAGCATTACCGAAAATAGTTAACTCACAGCTTAAAGCATTTTCTAAATGCGCTGTGTAGAATGCTGCAATTGATAACGTATATACAAGGATTAACAATAGGAGATTGCTAACATAGCCTTTCATATACTATCCCAAAAACTGTTAAACTTGGAGTATAAGTATAAACTTGAAAAACTAATTCAACAGACAAGAACAAACTTTTCATAGGTCATGATAATTAAACCCACTTTATTCACTATTAACCTGTGGTTACTGGTTACCCAAAGCCTTTCTGCAAAAACCAATATTACTATCAACTTAACTAATGGTGAATGGCCACCGTATCTCAGCCAAAGCTTACCTCATTACGGTTTTGCCTCTCATATAGTGACCAAGGCTTTTGCGACTGTTGATATTAAAGTGAATTATAGCTTTTTTCCCTGGACTCGTGCCTATCATTATGCACTTACAGGTAAAGGCATCAAGAAAATATGGCATGGTACAGTGGTTTGGGTATATACCCCCAAACGAGCTAAAAGTTTTTTCTACTCAGATCCAGTTGTTCAAGATCAAGAAGTATTATTTCATCTAAAAACGACACCACTTGAAACATGGCAACATATTAATGATTTACGTGGGAAAGTAATAGGTGGTACCCAACATACAACATATCCTACCTTTGAAAAAGCAGCACAACAGGGAATTTTACGCTTAGAACGAGCAGGAAACTACTTTGACTTATTTAACCGGCTATTAGGTAAGCGTATTGATGCTGTTCCCCAGGTAAAACAGGTTGGCCAGTATTACTTACGTACTCAATTTTCTACTCTACAAAGAGCGCTAATCACCAGCGCTCCTAAAGTAATCCAAACTCGGGAATATTTTTTAATTATTAATAAAAAAATACCTAGCAATAAACTATTGGTAAAAAAATTTAACGATGGCCTAAACAATATAAAGAAAAATGGCACATATTCGTATTTATATAAGCAATTAATCAATGGTTTTTATGATATACAGTCTCCTCCGGAGTAATGAACCAGTTTACATACTTTTCGCGAAGAACTTTTAGGTGTTAGTTGAAAGTATTTTACTCCACCTCTACCACAAGCAATACCTTAAAAGGGTGTCGCAAATAGCCATTTCAATGCATCAAGACTTAGGTATAAATTAGCTTACGATATGCATTGCCTCGAACCTATTTACCTTGTATAGCGAAAGTAAAGAGTAAACGACATATAAATGACATTTTATCGCTATAAAAACGTAAGTCGTTTGTAACCCTGTAGTGATGATAAGTATGTCAAAATAGTGTCGTATTACGCAAAAAAATAACAACCAGCAAATATACCCAGTCGTCCATAATCAGGAAGGAGTAAACCATCATGCACATTGCCATACCAAAGGAGTCCAACCCTCTGGAGTCCCGGGTGGCAGCTACGCCAGCCAGTGTTCAACAGCTTGTTCAAATGGGCTTTAGTGTTTCCGTTGAAAACAATGCTGGTGCTGCAGCCAAGTTTCCAGACCACCAATATGAAACAGCAGGTGCTACCCTTGAAGATGACCAATCCAAGTTATTAGCAAGTGCTGACATTATTTTTAAAGTAGAAGCCCCTAATTTAGATGAGCTAAACCACATTAAACCTAATACGACACTTATTTGCTTTATATCACCAGCTCAAAATGAAGACTACTTAATAACCTTGTCGGAAAAACAAATCAACACGCTTGCTATTGACTGCGTGCCCCGAATATCCCGAGCCCAAAAGTTGGATGCTCTCAGTTCTATGGCCAATATTGCCGGCTACCGTGCTGTTATTGAAGCGGCCCATAACTTTGGTCGCTTTTTTACTGGACAAATTACTGCTGCTGGAAAAGTCCCACCCGCCAAAATTTTAATCATTGGGGCTGGGGTTGCCGGGTTGGCCGCGGTTGGTACTGCAAAAAGCATGGGTGCTATTGTGAAAGCCTTCGATACCCGCCCTATTGTAAAAGAACAAGTAGAGTCTTTAGGTGGTGAGTTTTTAACTGTTGATATTGAAGAGGACGGCAGTGGTAGCGGTGGCTATGCCAAAGAAATGTCCCAAAGCTTTATTGATGCAGAAATGGCATTATTTAGAGAGCAGGCAAAAGATGTCGACATAGTTATTACCACTGCCCTGATTCCAGGTAAACCTGCACCTAAATTGTGGTTAGCCGATATGGTTGAAACAATGAAAGAAGGATCTGTCATTGTGGATTTAGCCTCTCAGCAAGGTGGCAACTGTGAACTCACTGAACCAGGTGAAAAAGTAATAAAACATGGTGTAACTATTATTGGTTATACCAATTTACCTAGTCTATCGCCTACCCAGGCATCAACCTTATATGCAACTAACTTAGTACATTTACTGTCGGAACTCTCGCCTGAAAAAAATGGTACGATTAATATTAATTTTGATGACGAGGTAATCCGGGCAACCACTGTGGTGAAAGATGGAAATATCACTTGGCCTCCGCCCCCCATCCAGCCATCAATACCTACGCCAGCACCAACTTCAGCTCAGGCAAAGTCACAGTCTACTGTCACAGCACAAACTACCCAACCGGAGAAAATTCACGATAAAAAAACCACAACCAAACAGCTCATTGCTTTTTGGCTGGTCGCAGGTTTATGCTTGCTAGGCATTGGCAAATCAGCGCCACCAGAGTTCGTCACTCACTTCACTGTTTTTATATTATCCATTTTTATTGGATGGCAAGTTATCTGGAATGTCAGTCACTCATTACACACACCATTAATGAGCGTCACCAATGCTATATCAGGTATTGTTGTAGTTGGGGCCTTATTACAAATTACAGGTTCTGGTTCAGGCGTGATTACCTTTTTAGCATTCATCGCTGTGCTCATTGCCACCATTAATATTGCCGGTGGTTTTTTTGTTACCCATCGCATGTTGAAAATGTTCCGTAAATAAAATAAGAGGCGACAAGAAATGACCGGAATGATTGCAATGGCCTATTTATTTGCGGCCGTCATGTTTATTTTAAGCCTGGGAGGCTTAAGTACTCAGGAAACAGCGAAACGTGGTAATATATACGGCATGACAGGTATGGTAGTGGCTATTTTAGCTACAGTAATGAGTGCCTACGTCGAGTCTTATGGCTTGATTATCTTTGCTATGTTAGTTGGTGCTTCGGTTGGATTTATCCTGGCCAAAAGAGTACAAATGACAGCAATGCCTCAAATGGTAGCATTATTACATAGCTTTGTTGGGTTAGCTGCTGTCTTAATTGGTTGGTCAGGCTACTTAGTATCAGATAAAGTGACCACCACTGGTGCAGCCCACATTATTCACAATATAGAACTGTATTTAGGTATTTTTATTGGTGCCATTACCTTTACAGGTTCAATTGTGGCTTTTGGAAAATTACAAGGGACCATTTCTGGTAAGCCATTAATGTTGCCCTTTCGTCATTTACTCAATTTAGGTGCATTATTGGTAACCATTTGGCTTGGGATGGAATTTGTACCTGCCAGTTACAGTGGTGCCAACACTTTTTATTTATTGATCATGACCATCATTGCTCTATTACTTGGCATCCATTTAGTGGCTGCTATTGGTGGTGCAGATATGCCTGTCGTCATTTCCATGCTTAATAGTTATTCTGGTTGGGCTGCAGCTGCCACAGGGTTTATGTTAGCAAATAACTTATTGATCGTTACAGGTGCTTTAGTTGGTTCATCAGGTGCTATCTTAAGTTACATCATGTGTCGTGGAATGAACCGCTCATTTATTAGTGTCATTTTAGGTGGTTTCGGCACTGGCGAAGGTGAAATGGTTGCTAGCGTTGAAAATGATCAAGGTGAACCCGTTTCTATTGGTCATGAGGAAGTGGCAGATTATCTTGCTGAAGCCAATAATATCATTATTGTGCCAGGATTTGGCATGGCTGTCGCACATGCCCAAATGGCAGTTAGCGAGCTAACAAACAATCTACGCAAACAGGGGAAAAGTGTTCGATTTGGCATTCACCCGGTCGCAGGCCGGCTGCCAGGTCATATGAATGTCTTATTGGCTGAAGCTGATGTACCCTACGACATTGTGTTGGATATGAACGAAATCAACAGTGATTTTCCAGAAACAGATGTCGTATTAGTCATTGGTGCCAATGATACGGTAAACCCTGATGCAGTTGAAAAGCCTGGTTCTCCAATCGCTGGCATGCCAGTTTTAGAAGTATGGAAAGCGAGAAAAGTCGTTGTATTAAAACGCTCTATGGCCTCTGGTTATGCGGGTGTTGCTAACCCACTATTCGTTAAAGAGAATTCCCGAATGTTATTTGGTGATGCCAAAGATAGCGTACAAGCTGTATTAAGGGATTTAGCAACAGGCTAATCCGAAGAGTATTCCTTTAGGGACCATAAGCTCGGATCATTCAAAATAAACAGCTTGCTCTATTTCCTTCACATGCGCTAACGTCTGAAGGCAATAGAGCAAAATTTAACAGTAAATTTAATTATTAGAATAATAAAAATCAAATATAAACATAAATGGAATATTATGTTAAAACTATTTATCTGTTTATTTATCAGCATATTCTTAGCATCAAATGTAGCAGCAACCACTATACTAAATGAAAACTACAAAACAGCTGAAGAATTAGGCTTAATGAAAGGCTCTCCTCCTTTAGCCAACAAACAGGTCAATCAGAGTAACTTTATTCAACCACCATTTAATCGGTGGTCTTTGCAGCATATAAGAGAGCTAATGCCTACTCGGGAGGTATTTAAAGGAAGTGGCACAACAATACCATTAAAATCAAACCCAGCCAACTTAGGTTTACTTGAAATTTCATTAGCCCAAAATAAAAAAATAACCATCGA
This genomic interval from Spartinivicinus ruber contains the following:
- a CDS encoding Re/Si-specific NAD(P)(+) transhydrogenase subunit alpha, which encodes MHIAIPKESNPLESRVAATPASVQQLVQMGFSVSVENNAGAAAKFPDHQYETAGATLEDDQSKLLASADIIFKVEAPNLDELNHIKPNTTLICFISPAQNEDYLITLSEKQINTLAIDCVPRISRAQKLDALSSMANIAGYRAVIEAAHNFGRFFTGQITAAGKVPPAKILIIGAGVAGLAAVGTAKSMGAIVKAFDTRPIVKEQVESLGGEFLTVDIEEDGSGSGGYAKEMSQSFIDAEMALFREQAKDVDIVITTALIPGKPAPKLWLADMVETMKEGSVIVDLASQQGGNCELTEPGEKVIKHGVTIIGYTNLPSLSPTQASTLYATNLVHLLSELSPEKNGTININFDDEVIRATTVVKDGNITWPPPPIQPSIPTPAPTSAQAKSQSTVTAQTTQPEKIHDKKTTTKQLIAFWLVAGLCLLGIGKSAPPEFVTHFTVFILSIFIGWQVIWNVSHSLHTPLMSVTNAISGIVVVGALLQITGSGSGVITFLAFIAVLIATINIAGGFFVTHRMLKMFRK
- a CDS encoding substrate-binding periplasmic protein produces the protein MKGYVSNLLLLILVYTLSIAAFYTAHLENALSCELTIFGNANKPPKNYLDEHGKPQGILVDMMYYVGKQMDCQFEVRLYPWKRAYKYALAGKGGIIGFSKNSERLELFDYSDIMFYDDMVLVTTKQGKFQYSKIEDLRGKTISVTLGASFGDDFDNAVATRLFTVRASTSPEDRLLLLLSNQVDAVLLGPGKLGLQAAIARNKKLGLQKDQFVMLPKPFKRDPNFLGVAKKLNKKQFLIRFNKALLEGFNSGKFDEIIFRYLTAK
- a CDS encoding substrate-binding periplasmic protein, with protein sequence MIIKPTLFTINLWLLVTQSLSAKTNITINLTNGEWPPYLSQSLPHYGFASHIVTKAFATVDIKVNYSFFPWTRAYHYALTGKGIKKIWHGTVVWVYTPKRAKSFFYSDPVVQDQEVLFHLKTTPLETWQHINDLRGKVIGGTQHTTYPTFEKAAQQGILRLERAGNYFDLFNRLLGKRIDAVPQVKQVGQYYLRTQFSTLQRALITSAPKVIQTREYFLIINKKIPSNKLLVKKFNDGLNNIKKNGTYSYLYKQLINGFYDIQSPPE
- the pntB gene encoding Re/Si-specific NAD(P)(+) transhydrogenase subunit beta, with protein sequence MTGMIAMAYLFAAVMFILSLGGLSTQETAKRGNIYGMTGMVVAILATVMSAYVESYGLIIFAMLVGASVGFILAKRVQMTAMPQMVALLHSFVGLAAVLIGWSGYLVSDKVTTTGAAHIIHNIELYLGIFIGAITFTGSIVAFGKLQGTISGKPLMLPFRHLLNLGALLVTIWLGMEFVPASYSGANTFYLLIMTIIALLLGIHLVAAIGGADMPVVISMLNSYSGWAAAATGFMLANNLLIVTGALVGSSGAILSYIMCRGMNRSFISVILGGFGTGEGEMVASVENDQGEPVSIGHEEVADYLAEANNIIIVPGFGMAVAHAQMAVSELTNNLRKQGKSVRFGIHPVAGRLPGHMNVLLAEADVPYDIVLDMNEINSDFPETDVVLVIGANDTVNPDAVEKPGSPIAGMPVLEVWKARKVVVLKRSMASGYAGVANPLFVKENSRMLFGDAKDSVQAVLRDLATG